A window of Cyclopterus lumpus isolate fCycLum1 chromosome 14, fCycLum1.pri, whole genome shotgun sequence contains these coding sequences:
- the atp1b2b gene encoding LOW QUALITY PROTEIN: sodium/potassium-transporting ATPase subunit beta-2b (The sequence of the model RefSeq protein was modified relative to this genomic sequence to represent the inferred CDS: inserted 1 base in 1 codon; deleted 1 base in 1 codon) — protein MSKDGEKNGWKEYIWNSRTREFLGRTASSWGLILLFYLVFYIFLAGLFTLTMYVMLQTLDDHKPTWQDRLTTPGMVIRPKADETYEIVYDIGKTETWDMYAQALHKFMAPYNNSVQAEKNNACTPDQNFLQEDSGDVKNNPKRSCQFNRTILEDCSGLNDRYYGYQDGKPCIIIKLNRVIGMLPXKNGQAPFVTCGPKSGKDQWREDSDKIGELVYFPPNGTFNLMYYPLLMAKKAQVNYSQPLVAVKFLNITANQDVNIECKINANNIPVGTERDKFAGRVSFKLRINTNT, from the exons ATGTcgaaagatggagaaaaaaacggGTGGAAGGAATATATATGGAACTCGAGGACGAGGGAGTTTCTGGGTAGGACGGCTAGCAGCTGGG GTCTTATTCTTCTcttctatttagttttctacATCTTCCTTGCCGGCTTGTTTACACTCACCATGTATGTCATGCTGCAGACTTTGGACGACCACAAACCAACCTGGCAAGACAGGCTCACCACACCAG GCATGGTGATTAGACCCAAAGCAGATGAGACCTATGAGATTGTCTATGACATCGGGAAAACTGAGACCTGGGACATGTACGCTCAGGCCCTCCACAAGTTCATGGCGC CCTACAACAACTCCGTCCAGGCTGAGAAAAATAACGCATGCACCCCAGATCAGAACTTCCTGCAGGAAGACAGCGGCGATGTGAAGAACAACCCGAAGCGCTCCTGTCAGTTCAACCGCACCATTCTGGAGGACTGCTCTGGACTCAATGATCGTTACTATGGATACCAGGATGGCAAGCCATGCATCATCATCAAACTGAATCGG GTGATTGGGATGCTGC GGAAGAATGGACAAGCTCCGTTTGTCACCTGTGGTCCAAAG AGTGGCAAAGATCAATGG AGAGAAGACTCTGACAAAATTGGAGAA CTGGTTTACTTCCCTCCAAATGGCACTTTCAACCTTATGTACTACCCCTTACTTATGGCCAAGAAAGCTCAG GTGAACTACTCTCAGCCTCTGGTTGCTGTCAAGTTCCTTAACATTACTGCCAATCAAGATGTCAACATCGAGTGCAAGATCAACGCCAACAATATTCCCGTTGGAACTGAAAGAGACAAGTTTGCCGGAAGAGTGTCTTTCAAGCTGAGGATTAACACTAATACCTAA
- the LOC117743090 gene encoding neuronal tyrosine-phosphorylated phosphoinositide-3-kinase adapter 1, with product MSSGSAQDVAVEHFLRDIERRSKRLHCAVIGCEEERPRSDMNLLYRKSRLDWRQRDQEGSKKSSNQNDPSATVGKVRDLASFRRHFRMGFMTMPASQDLSPHSCASAMAPRSQSCHAVGAGDTGLENGDYSDTQSQHCGRCPPTKPKRHPSTRLSCSSTDGRGLIDTPPPLASSHSQAKHSEKKNAMKKSDSGEIGGKKVPPLKPKRSPSTQLSFDPLPPRVPPSATSLPFQAADSQNQTGDGEDEPVYIEMVGQVFTRDSQTATPHPVTPVATTPDSDSDQSEAIYEEMKYPLQEDRDAHRHLPHKHQKLKNSKHFHVTPSSSSSSSSLPRPSSSSPSYSKSKATVSISHSSPLPSSASSTPVPQVLSTSPHTPRAPTPYLLQGTKSESESNTKIPAPFPNLLQHRPPLLAFPQPAAASSGVGVQNKSASAKMGTQTSSVTTQASTSSTTCSNVPSSQSNSKESSGGSASQQDKHSREAQLGPAPGLRARSHSTPLPPSSKSTSPFSHHHHHPHHRPSHYHHYRKPERGDSPAPLKSSSQNQTTVQTQTSSTGRESKSVSFLLKSDKGERDKDRDRERDRDRVRDRDRDRDRDRDRDRDRDKDRDRDRDRDRDRDKDRERERDRDRDRDRDRDRDGGPYSLQLDHIPSTSKSSTSSTPTPLSSSQRPHSRPHLRSHTPHGLPAYKPPSSDSPLLWTYPSGGFRRPPAYESLRGSSQTPTLQQPSSLTGVGERVIKSNGGSSSLHSKVGFMPWDSSASLAADEGSYWPMQRKLSFSHGSRETEKDEGRAWNGSADALLRMDKEDLGMGSRGGHSGIPVHFSGATSRSLGHSESLTGVDSSPGFRALPRVGLPLPCQTFPACRNGEVGRLGRSSSAAGVRQAGGGDVQRQSSLPAREALNQRHGLAQPQVPCSPSSPSVSRQQQQLQLHQQQLQLKQQLQQLQQQHHLQLQFQQLAQLAQGQPPVSGGTTQSAAQSQRDGKLLEVIERKRCLCKEIKAHRRPDKSLCKQDSMPILPSWRRTPEPRKTGTPPCQRPQAVVWDTAI from the exons CTCCAATCAAAACGACCCCTCAGCCACTGTTGGCAAAGTCAGAGACTTGGCTTCTTTCCGCCGACACTTCCGGATGGGTTTCATGACCATGCCAGCCTCCCAGGACCTGTCCCCTCACTCTTGTGCCTCCGCCATGGCGCCGCGCTCGCAGTCCTGCCATGCTGTAGGTGCTGGGGATACAGGTCTGGAAAACGGAGATTACTCTGACACCCAATCCCAACACTGTGGCCGCTGCCCCCCAACCAAACCCAAACGTCACCCCAGCACTCGCCTCAGCTGCTCATCCACTGACGGCAGAGGACTTATTGACACACCGCCACCTCTTGCGTCCTCTCACTCACAGGCCAAACACTCAGAGAAGAAAAATG CCATGAAGAAGTCTGACTCTGGAGAGATCGGAGGAAAGAAGGTGCCTCCTTTAAAGCCCAAGAGAAGTCCCAGCACCCAGCTTTCCTTTGACCCTCTCCCTCCACGTGTGCCTCCTTCTGCCACATCCTTGCCTTTTCAGGCAGCGGACTCTCAGAATCAGACAGGGGACGGAGAGGATGAGCCGGTCTATATAGAGATGGTGGGCCAAGTGTTCACGAGAGACAGCCAGACAGCCACCCCCCATCCTGTCACACCTGTGGCCACCACGCCGGACTCTGACTCAGACCAGAGTGAGGCCATCTATGAGGAGATGAAATACCCGCTGCAAGAGGACAGAGACGCCCATAGACACCTCCCTCACAAACATCAGAAACTGAAAAACTCTAAACACTTCCATGtcaccccttcctcctccagcagctcctcgtCTCTGCCacgcccctcctcttcctctccttcctacTCCAAATCCAAAGCTACCGTGTCGATCTCCCATTCGTCTCCTCTGCCTTCCTCTGCATCCTCCACCCCTGTCCCCCAGGTGCTCTCCACTAGTCCACACACACCACGAGCTCCTACTCCCTACCTGCTGCAAGGGACTAAATCCGAGTCAGAGTCCAACACGAAGATCCCAGCCCCTTTCCCCAATCTTCTACAACACCGGCCCCCACTGCTTGCCTTCCCACAGCCTGCAGCAGCCTCCAGCGGGGTCGGGGTGCAAAACAAGTCTGCGTCTGCTAAAATGGGAACTCAAACATCCAGCGTGACAACTCAagccagcacctcctccacaacTTGTTCCAATGTTCCCTCGTCGCAGTCAAACTCCAAGGAGTCGTCAGGAGGAAGTGCATCCCAGCAGGACAAACACAGCAGGGAGGCCCAGTTGGGCCCCGCTCCCGGACTGAGAGCCAGGAGCCACTCCACACCTCTGCCCCCCTCCTCCAAATCCACCTCCCCTTTctcccatcaccaccaccaccctcaccATCGCCCCTCGCACTACCACCACTATCGCaagccagagagaggagactCTCCCGCGCCACTCAAGAGCAGTTCTCAGAACCAGACCACAGTCCAGACCCAAACCTCAAGTACAGGCAGGGAGAGTAAGTCTGTTAGCTTCCTCTTGAAGTCTGATAAAGGAGAGAGGGATAAGGACAGGGATAGGGAAAGGGacagagacagggtgagagacagagacagagacagagacagagacagagacagggacAGGGACCGAGACAAAGATAGGGACAGGGACCGAGATAGGGATAGgg ATAGGGATaaggacagagaaagagaaagggacaGGGACAGGGACAGGGACAGGGATCGAGATAGGGACGGAGGGCCGTACTCCTTACAGTTGGATCACATCCCCTCCACATCTAAAAGCAGCACCAGCTCAACCCCTACGCCATTATCCTCATCCCAGCGTCCTCACTCTCGACCCCATCTTCGCTCTCACACTCCTCACGGCCTGCCAGCATACAAGCCTCCCTCCTCGGACAGCCCCCTGCTGTGGACCTACCCCTCCGGTGGCTTCCGGAGACCGCCGGCTTACGAGAGCTTGCGAGGAAGCTCTCAGACGCCGACCCTGCAACAGCCCTCAAGTCTTACTGGTGTAGGCGAGAGGGTAATCAAGAGCAATGGAGGGTCTTCGTCCCTCCATTCTAAAGTTGGCTTCATGCCCTGGGACAGCAGTGCCAGCTTAGCTGCAGATGAGGGATCTTACTGGCCTATGCAGAGGAAATTGTCCTTCAGCCATgggagcagagagacagaga AGGACGAAGGGCGTGCGTGGAATGGCAGTGCTGATGCCCTACTAAGGATGGATAAGGAGGACCTTGGCATGGGGTCTCGAGGAGGCCACTCGGGCATCCCAGTCCACTTCAGTGGGGCCACCAGCAGGTCGCTCGGTCACAGTGAGTCCTTGACTGGTGTGGACAGCAGCCCGGGTTTCAGAGCCCTGCCCAGAGTCGGTCTACCTCTTCCCTGCCAGACTTTCCCTGCCTGTCGCAATGGAG AAGTGGGGCGGCTGGGccgctcctcctctgctgctggcGTGAGACAGGCGGGTGGAGGAGACGTCCAGAGACAGAGCAGCCTACCAGCCCGAGAAGCCCTGAATCAG CGGCATGGTCTGGCCCAGCCTCAAGTGCCCTGCAGTCCCAGCAGTCCCAGTGTGTctcggcagcagcagcaacttcagctccaccagcagcagctgcagttaAAGCAGCAGCTCCAACAGCTTCAGCAACAGCACCACCTGCAGTTGCAGTTCCAGCAGCTCGCCCAGCTGGCGCAGGGACAGCCTCCTGTCAGCGGGGGCACCACCCAGTCCGCAGCGCAGAGCCAGAGAGACGGTAAGCTGCTGGAGGTCATCGAGCGTAAACGCTGCCTGTGCAAAGAGATCAAGGCCCACAGGCGCCCTGACAAAAGCCTGTGCAAGCAGGACAGCATGCCCATCCTCCCTAGTTGGAGACGGACACCTGAGCCTCGTAAGACTGGCACGCCACCCTGCCAGAGGCCGCAGGCCGTCGTGTGGGACACCGCTATCTGA